CCGTAAAGCTGGATGTGTTCGGTTTGAATAGGTTATCCTGAAAGCCCTTGAGCCTGCCTGCTCTCGTTCCAGACACGCAAAGCGTGATAATTTACAGCAAACAAATGAGAAAAGCTAAGCCTAAAATGCCTATCAAGGCTTAAGTTGTGAGGATGGCATTTTTTTGTTCAAATAACAAAATGAAAAATAAGGAAGTATCATTGTAAATGAACGGTAAAAGTCGAATAGGGAACTAACAAATTGAAAATCAAGCAGCTTCAGGTTTCCGTTTGATTAATATCAGTGGCGGCGTGAGAAATCGTCTTTCTTGTCCACAATTTAAAATGGGAAGGAATGAAACGCCTTAATATCTGCTTTGAAAAAATAGAGAAACCGGCTACATTAACTTTTAACTTCGCAATTATCACCCACGAAATAAACCAAATATAAACTTCAAAAATACACGCTATTTTATTAGTACTTTGTGTTCTTTGCTTTTTACTCAACTCTTTAAAACTTAAATGAAAAGTTATGAAAAAGCTACTACTCTCAGTTTTTGCGCTGTTTGTCTCATTAAACATGAGTGCGCAAACCAAAAGCGCTGGCGGAAATTCTGATGGCACCGGTGTTTCAGCAGGAAACGCACCTGTGCCACAGGTTAATATTGCCGTTACCACACCAGCCAAAGCCACATTGCCCTTCTCAGAAAGCTTTGAAAGCGGCAACTACGACGACTGGGTCAACAATGGTGGCACCTACTCCGTGACGAACGCGGTTTCCCAAGATGGCTCATACAGCCTCACCTCCAGCACTCAGGGATCCTTTGTCGGTTTAACGCGGTACTTTGAGTCCGGCTCTCAGCCAACCTACGCAAGTGCCTACATTCGCTCTGGATCAACAACCGCAAGCAATGCTTATTTTACCATGACAGGTGAAGCGCGTACAGGAGGCGAATCTGATGTGTTTTTCTTTTATGCTAAAGGCAATGGACCGCTAACCATGATCGGCGATGCGGCAAATCAGAATGTATCCTACAACGCAGACCAATGGTACCACATTGAGGTCAAAAACATTGACTGGACAAACAAACAGTTTGATTATTATGTGGACGGCAATCTCATTCAAGCCGACATGGGCTTTAGAGGCAACACCATGAACGAGTGCTACGGGATTCATGTCTTTAACTACACTTCAGGCGTAACCGCTTACTGGGATAACATTTATGTCGGCGTAGGCGAATCAAGTGGTTCAACACCGGCCACGCCAGATACGCTCATCGCGACCGCTTCTAGCCAAAGCCAAATCGACCTTTCTTGGTCTGGCTCAAGCGATAAATTCCGGGTTCTCAAAAAAACAGGGTCTTCTTCGTCGGATGAAACTGACGGCGACGTGGTTTATGAAGGCACAAACACTTCTGCCAGCGCCACCGGTTTGGCCGCCAACTCTACGTACTTTTTCACCGTTTTTGGTATGAACACGGCAGGTGATGCGTTCTCCGATAGCAGCAAAAAAGCCGTTGCCTCTACCGATCCTGAACCGGACAGCACCGGCACAAACGGCCAAGCAGGCTTCCTGGCCGGCGAGGCGGATTCCACCAACACCTTTGCTGGACTGGGCATCGAAATTAAATTTACCGATCCATCCGACACCGATGGTTACTTAGATATTCGCAAAATCTTCAGTGCGCCGGCTGCTGGTAGCTTACCCGGCAGCGCGGAAGTTGCGGCAGGTGGCAGCA
Above is a window of Chloroherpeton thalassium ATCC 35110 DNA encoding:
- a CDS encoding T9SS type A sorting domain-containing protein, whose amino-acid sequence is MKKLLLSVFALFVSLNMSAQTKSAGGNSDGTGVSAGNAPVPQVNIAVTTPAKATLPFSESFESGNYDDWVNNGGTYSVTNAVSQDGSYSLTSSTQGSFVGLTRYFESGSQPTYASAYIRSGSTTASNAYFTMTGEARTGGESDVFFFYAKGNGPLTMIGDAANQNVSYNADQWYHIEVKNIDWTNKQFDYYVDGNLIQADMGFRGNTMNECYGIHVFNYTSGVTAYWDNIYVGVGESSGSTPATPDTLIATASSQSQIDLSWSGSSDKFRVLKKTGSSSSDETDGDVVYEGTNTSASATGLAANSTYFFTVFGMNTAGDAFSDSSKKAVASTDPEPDSTGTNGQAGFLAGEADSTNTFAGLGIEIKFTDPSDTDGYLDIRKIFSAPAAGSLPGSAEVAAGGSIVPAIMYELHFWKVTNNDLSSFVYEIIISLDGISGIGDPEQLCVFKRTNSGDAWTDAVASGVSIVYDSDRNALIISGLTSFSEFAIGSAGGDNPLPVELTSFSGTSTTAGVALNWKTASETDNAGFVLYRNGVKIASYQDATALKGQGTTSNATSYSFVDSDVELGESYTYKLTSVDNSGEIYEYSETVSVEIRETVESETKATEYALDQNYPNPFNPSTTIRFSLKEAGKVTFRVFDMLGREVYREVKQGQAGENPPIVFEGTKLNSGVYFYQINANGYSETKKMMLLK